AGTAGCAACCTTATTGTTGCCAAAGGCCAGCGGTCCCGTATCGGCGATGCCTCGATCGTGCCAAGAGCACAGTTAATCATCAACATGCTGCTGCCTGAGGTCGGTCAACTCGAGGGTAATTTAGGCACACCGATAGACCTAACTCGTGGGCTCAACTGGTTTGAGGCAATCTATGTTGGCAACACAAGTGCGGCAAAAATGGAAGTCAGCACTCAGTCCGTGGCCGAAGCCAGCACCAATGCCGCACCGGCAGGTGTTACCTATTTTGGTGGGCGTCATCAATTACCCCACGGCCATCACCACTAAACACCAATAAATTAAATAACGAAGGTCGCAAACACTGGTTTGAGACCTTCGTCTAGCCGAGTCAAAATTACAATCTCATTTCTTGCTCGCTACCAGCGAATAGAGCAACGGAGTACTGTGGCCATCTCGTTCCCACACGAACTGGCCTGGTTGCCGCTCAACTAAATTATCGAAGCAATCATAGGGACTGTAATCATACTCTTGAAAGTGCTCTATCTGCATGCCCTGTTTCAGCAAGGCTGACTGCACCTCACCAATACTATGGCACCACACTGCTACGCGTTGCTTCTCACTGCCGGCATTTTCGGTGTAGGTAGTTTCCACCTCGATATCAGGTTTGGCACGGTTAAAATAGCCATAGCCTTGCAACAGATCCAGCGCAGGATGAAACTCGATAAGACATAGCTTTCCACCAGGCTTTAACGCACTAGCCACCGTATGTGCCCAACGGTCAATGTCGGCGAGCCAGCACAGCAC
The genomic region above belongs to Ferrimonas lipolytica and contains:
- a CDS encoding class I SAM-dependent methyltransferase, translating into MVIHDQSEQVLLQLNQQAWDRRTQIHIKSRFYDVDGFLAGKCQLNPLELQLIGSVRGKSMLHLQCHFGLDSLNWCRRGAWVTGVDFSPVAIEQAQHLAKQSRLAGHFICADVLSFANETQPEFDWVYTSYGVLCWLADIDRWAHTVASALKPGGKLCLIEFHPALDLLQGYGYFNRAKPDIEVETTYTENAGSEKQRVAVWCHSIGEVQSALLKQGMQIEHFQEYDYSPYDCFDNLVERQPGQFVWERDGHSTPLLYSLVASKK